Proteins from one Daphnia pulicaria isolate SC F1-1A chromosome 3, SC_F0-13Bv2, whole genome shotgun sequence genomic window:
- the LOC124329505 gene encoding alpha-amylase-like, producing MKLFLLVIGLLFLGVGQSKVLLQGFWWEFKNDNYPNAWADYLAELSPRLAEIGVDSVWVPPTIKNQGYGVGYAPFDHYDLGDKYQKGFTGTRVGTKDELLRMVAIMHANGIDVVQDGVLNHLIGAGSSDGSGGIDPAAWNDKYTNFRYVSFATPATTENEADYLSRAGRFPKNWENFHNNPGHDCKSGDICAGYWGPDVCYYPGAYGQSSNAIYNPPQSSDYMRNEVRKWIIWYKKQMGIDGWRFDAVKHFLPSAMEDFLYNLQFNAGWASGGDEMFAVGEYVGGGAELDNWCNSVQNRAGTFDFGLRGSIYGLVTGNGNFDMGSIPGAQQGNRLRTVPFVNNHDTFRPILTAEGNYNGWDTSNELATHIDPYDGRLSAAYAVAFAVDGTPAVFIEDLFDLGKLGNRFTHDPKDAAQLPMRSNIANIIWCHQHLRFKEGAYKVPHRSGDLLVIERSAKAIIGVTDSWTVWQTVTIGTDFPAGTVLKDYSGATVETATVGGDKKVTIKVPPCNGEALNGRRCYAIWGPLTPPGYTANVRETTQEWEMADDLGDSHPLSLQQGGQLPAYSVETRTVGKIFVAASSPVTFYLFLADSLNGVTVELYNDQTLVHSESPSATGSYTPNFTGWLTIKIRNTEATSPGQIVWVVMTYKPPAQVTTDLFDSKLNATGDWDLYHRMVNWPRSKL from the exons ATGAAGTTGTTCTTGCTGGTGATTGGGTTGCTGTTTTTGGGTGTTGGACAAAGTAAAGTGTTGCTACAAGGCTTTTGGTGGGAGTTTAAGAACGATAACTACCCGAATGCATGGGCCGACTATTTGGCCGAACTGTCACCCAGACTGGCCGAAATAGGCGTCGATTCCGTCTGGGTACCACCGACTATAAAAAATCAAGGCTATGGGGTAGGTTATGCGCCATTCGACCACTACGATCTTGGAGACAAGTATCAAAAGGGTTTCACTGGAACGCGCGTCGGGACTAAAGATGAGCTACTCCGTATGGTGGCCATTATGCATGCCAATGGAATTGATGTCGTTCAAGATGG AGTACTTAACCATTTAATTGGAGCCGGTTCGAGCGACGGTTCCGGAGGGATTGATCCGGCTGCCTGGAACGATAAATACACGAACTTCCGTTATGTCAGTTTCGCCACTCCTGCCACGACAGAAAACGAAGCCGATTATCTTTCCCGAGCTGGAAGATTTCCAAAGAACTGGGAAAATTTCCACAACAATCCA GGGCACGATTGTAAGTCAGGAGATATTTGCGCTGGATATTGGGGACCTGACGTCTGTTACTATCCAGGTGCTTACGGACAGAGCTCGAATGCCATATACAATCCTCCGCAGTCGTCCGATTACATGCGAAACGAAGTGCGCAAATGGATCATCTGGTACAAAAAGCAAATGGGAATCGACGGATGGAGATTTGACGCTGTCAAACACTTTTTGCCGTCCGCCATGGAGGACTTCCTTTACAATCTGCAATTTAACGCCGGATGGGCTAGCGGTGGAGATGAAATGTTCGCCGTGGGAGAGTACGTCGGAGGAGGCGCAGAGCTTGACAACTGGTGTAACAGCGTTCAAAATCGAGCGGGAACTTTTGACTTTGGTCTTCGAggatccatttatggactcgtCACTGGTAATGGCAACTTTGACATGGGATCCATCCCAGGGGCACAGCAAGGAAACCGATTGCGAACCGTGCCATTCGTTAACAATCACGACACATTCCGGCCCATCTTGACCGCCGAAGGCAATTACAATGGCTGGGACACTTCAAACGAACTGGCGACCCATATAGATCCTTACGATGGACGCCTATCAGCTGCTTATGCTGTCGCATTCGCCGTCGATGGAACTCCCGCTGTTTTCATCGAGGACCTTTTTGATTTGGGAAAACTTGGAAATCGGTTCACTCACGATCCTAAAGACGCTGCCCAGTTGCCTATGCGGTCGAACATTGCCAACATTATCTGGTGCCACCAACATCTTCGTTTCAAAGAGGGCGCTTACAAAGTACCTCACAGATCCGGCGATCTGTTGGTCATTGAACGAAGCGCCAAGGCTATTATAGGCGTCACAGACAGCTGGACCGTATGGCAAACCGTCACTATAGGAACCGATTTCCCGGCCGGCACAGTCCTGAAGGATTACTCTGGGGCCACTGTCGAAACTGCAACTGTTGGAGGAGACAAGAAGGTCACTATTAAAGTTCCACCTTGCAATGGCGAAGCCCTCAATGGAAGAAGGTGTTACGCCATCTGGGGTCCGCTTACTCCGCCTGGTTACACTGCTAACGTGCGCGAAACAACCCAAGAGTGGGAAATGGCCGATGATTTGGGCGACAGTCATCCGCTTTCGTTGCAGCAAGGCGGCCAGCTGCCAGCTTATTCCGTCGAGACCCGAACAGTTGGAAAGATTTTCGTCGCGGCTTCTTCGCCCGTTACCTTCTATCTTTTCTTAGCCGATTCTTTGAATGGAGTAACCGTCGAGCTCTACAACGACCAAACGCTCGTCCACAGTGAATCACCCAGCGCCACAGGAAGCTACACTCCTAATTTCACTGGATG GCTTACCATCAAAATTAGAAATACGGAGGCCACATCACCTGGGCAAATAGTTTGGGTGGTCATGACATACAAACCGCCTGCCCAAGTCACCACGGATCTTTTCGACTCGAAATTGAACGCCACCGGTGACTGGGATCTTTATCATCGAATGGTCAATTGGCCGCGATCTAAACTCTGA